From a region of the Cucumis sativus cultivar 9930 chromosome 6, Cucumber_9930_V3, whole genome shotgun sequence genome:
- the LOC101212608 gene encoding BTB/POZ domain-containing protein At1g30440 has translation MACVKLGSKNDAFQKQGQAWFCTSGLPSDIIVEVGEMSFHLHKFPLLSRSGVMEKMVAEAPEEQEERGVIKIPDIPGGAKTFEMVAKFCYGVKLELTASNVVYLRCAAECLEMTEEYGEGNLICQTEAFLNQVVLKSWKDSLIALQTCDDILPYADELQITKRCIESLAIKASTDPSLFGWPIVEHGGPMQSPGGSVLWNGISTGARPKNSSLDWWYEDAATLSLPLYKRLISVMESRGIKQEIIAGSVTSYAKRYIPGLNRRQGSSESSSRLAPVALGTPPSEDEQKLLLEEIDRMLPMQKSLVPTKLLFGLLRTSMILRVNPSCISNLEKRVGMQLDQATLEDLLMPNFSYSMETLYNVDCVQRILEHFLAVDQIAHGGASPCSIDDEQLIGSPSLPPITMVAKLIDGYLAEVAPDVNLKLPKFQALAAAVPDYARPLDDGLYRAIDIYLKSHPWLGESDREQLCRLMDCQKLSLEACTHAAQNERLPLRIIVQVLFFEQLQLRTSIAGCFLVSDNLDGSRQLRSGVVGSNEGGWGTAVRENQVLKVGMDNMRMRVSELEKECSNMRQEIEKLGRTKGSSAWGNVSKKFGFKLKSQMCSAQEGSVSNQYNGNRKTEKLKNSQGKQKRTAAISNE, from the exons ATGGCTTGCGTGAAGCTAGGATCCAAAAATGATGCATTCCAGAAACAAGGACAGGCCTG GTTCTGCACTAGTGGACTGCCTAGTGATATTATTGTTGAAGTTGGAGAGATGTCATTCCACCTACACAAG TTCCCTCTGCTATCGAGAAGTGGGGTTATGGAAAAAATGGTTGCTGAAGCACCTGAAGAACAAGAGGAACGAGGTGTAATAAAGATTCCTGACATTCCTGGGGGTgccaaaacatttgaaatggTTGCCAAGTTCTGCTACGGGGTGAAACTTGAACTTACAGCCTCCAATGTTGTCTACCTCCGCTGTGCAGCTGAGTGCCTAGAAATGACTGAGGAGTATGGGGAGGGTAATCTTATTTGTCAGACTGAGGCCTTCCTGAATCAAGTTGTCCTCAAAAGCTGGAAGGACTCTTTGATAGCACTACAGACCTGTGATGATATTCTCCCTTATGCAGATGAACTCCAGATTACTAAAAGATGTATTGAGTCACTAGCTATTAAAGCATCCACTGACCCAAGTTTATTTGGGTGGCCAATTGTAGAGCATGGAGGACCCATGCAAAGTCCAGGTGGCAGTGTTTTGTGGAATGGCATAAGTACAGGAGCTAGGCCAAAAAATTCAAGTCTGGATTGGTGGTATGAGGATGCGGCGACCTTGAGCTTACCTCTTTACAAGAGGCTAATTTCTGTCATGGAATCACGCGGTATCAAACAGGAAATTATTGCAGGGTCTGTCACTTCCTATGCTAAAAGGTACATTCCCGGTCTAAATCGGCGTCAAGGTTCTAGTGAATCGAGTAGCCGATTGGCACCAGTGGCTTTGGGGACCCCACCCTCAGAAGATGAACAGAAACTTTTACTGGAAGAGATTGATAGGATGCTTCCAATGCAGAAGAGCCTGGTTCCAACTAAGTTACTTTTTGGTTTATTACGTACGTCTATGATTCTTCGGGTCAATCCCTCTTGCATCTCAAACTTAGAGAAAAGGGTGGGCATGCAGCTTGATCAAGCCACTTTAGAAGATCTTTTGATGCCCAATTTCTCTTACTCCATGGAGACACTTTACAATGTTGATTGTGTACAAAGGATTCTTGAACACTTCCTTGCAGTGGATCAGATCGCTCACGGGGGTGCCTCTCCATGTTCTATTGATGATGAACAACTGATAGGGTCACCCTCTTTGCCACCAATTACCATGGTCGCAAAGCTGATAGATGGATACCTTGCAGAAGTTGCTCCTGATGTCAATTTGAAGCTTCCTAAGTTTCAAGCTCTTGCTGCTGCAGTTCCTGATTACGCTAGACCTTTGGATGATGGTCTTTATCGTGCCATAGACATATATCTGAAG TCACACCCATGGTTGGGAGAATCTGACAGAGAACAACTATGTCGACTGATGGACTGCCAGAAGCTTTCCTTAGAAGCTTGTACACATGCTGCACAGAATGAGAGGCTACCCCTCAGAATTATCGTTCAAGTACTCTTTTTCGAGCAGCTTCAGCTCAGGACCTCAATTGCTGGCTGTTTTCTGGTTTCAGACAATCTTGATGGATCCAGACAGTTGAGAAGTGGGGTTGTTGGATCTAATGAAGGAGGTTGGGGAACGGCTGTTAGAGAGAATCAGGTTTTGAAGGTGGGGATGGATAACATGAGGATGCGAGTATCCGAGCTCGAGAAGGAATGCTCAAACATGAGGCAAGAGATTGAGAAATTGGGGCGAACAAAGGGTTCAAGCGCATGGGGAAATGTGTCAAAGAAATTTGGATTCAAGTTGAAATCTCAAATGTGCAGTGCTCAAGAGGGTTCTGTCAGTAACCAATATAATGGGAATAGGAAAACAGAGAAGTTGAAGAACAGCCAAGGAAAGCAGAAGAGGACAgctgcaatttcaaatgagtAG